A DNA window from Drosophila biarmipes strain raj3 chromosome 2R, RU_DBia_V1.1, whole genome shotgun sequence contains the following coding sequences:
- the LOC108022463 gene encoding patronin isoform X14, translating into MDVETQEIRQARQRASVKWLLSKAFNNRVPDNLKEPFYRDHENQERLKPQIIVELGNATLYCQTLSNLYSDPNYQSMNHWSIIQTLARKGVPVAESSDMPITETVLIQTNPLRINAHMSVIESLMVLYAKEISSGDRVMAAIRRISGNNYQAPPGQSYEQALLGWISHACAALKKRIIKEVDAGLPDENGSRLQTPDIPPVRDFQDLCDGICLALLISYYCPKVVPWTSVRINYLPAVEDSIHNILLVCNFSQKHLPYSVFHMTPEDVTYMRGSMKLNLVLLLTDLFNLFEIHPAKCVCYPGMDGQDVIARRTLGANEHGICHRRGLTVQPVTPIPDLRSDLDQPPVGSPQNRPPFQVPHSNSFGGGLNRRSTPPSEYQTVQSNNFDGSNHAEAFVVHKSRGITTLASMHSQQQQQLHQQHQQQPYHQQAPQQHPSQSQLQIQQQEPLVPARLRQAKEKTNVESKADERGDFVAAGRPSNWEQSRRPSFAGRRSRRNSSSEDSQLTIENFGGSQDQLNTLGRYERDRERKLSNTSVGSAYPVEPAVAVRSSIADARGTLQLGYDTDSGSEKQDRETEKYSMRRQVSVDNVPTVSSHNLSNTGSPLPVARHKQHSSDKDYSSNSGMTPDAYNDTRSTSGYDPESTPVRKSSTSSMPASPAAWQLDVGDDDMRSLENVSKLSTIRMKLEEKRRRIEQDKRKIEMALLRHQEKEDLESCPDVMKWETMSNESKRTPDMDPVDLDKYQQTYGSQQHLADHHYQQQRPMQQSFGSSPHLPQAYNAPVSAYSSRPPSRDPYQQQLQHQQPQPMAMPQPMQYVNEHGQYMSPPQPAHYMQQQPPQQPQSIYSDNGAAYNNHSNHSPYGGAPQYRSSVVYDDYGQPTNHFYLHESSPQPQAHPQRRTWAHSAAAAAYEQQQQQIQPPLVDVNAWQTQQHQKQKQTWMNRPPSSAGAPSPGSFVLHQNGGGGGGGGGGELQHLFQVQASPQHGQRQMSGSNGVQRQQSLTNLRDNRSPKAPQQMGMPMGMPMQHEDMMAPQSICFIGDEEDVDELERNIIESMQSTRISDFVHQQQQQHQQQLQQQQRLQGHSGRGSSSEDYDSGEMISNKLNITSGNLTYRIPSPSRPSIQANSFQDPRAMAAASGGEEPPEKGFYISFDDEQPKRPKPPLRAKRSPKKEALPGSRDSVDNQATLKRESLSQLHNNNNIGIGGEDVNSKPVTRHSIHGLSNSNSVKSPGNATYNKYTDEPPIQLRQLAVSGAVSPTGNDLRHLEDLTNQSPQQTMQQPMSPTRLQQSSNNAEAAKNKALVIGADPTNLDPDSVDEMERRKEKIMLLSLQRRQQQEEAKARKEIESSQKREKEREKEEERSRKKEEQMARRAAILEQHRLKKAIEEAEREGKTLDRPDLHVKLQPHSSTSTTPRLRQQRTTRPRPKTIHVDDASVDISEASSISSRGKKGSSSNLTGYGQLSSSSMKRDYYRGSQDSLTVKESPDDYPSTSSTPIGRRGSYKTSREPAGVERGRTLSRISVAKGSTLNFRGRKSNSLMNLCDTDSGLGRATPPRRAPSPGMGMGASGRHMPSPSGPGSLPPGLISKRRGFDDGSSDFSLTPNLNMEYSGPKLYKQPAAKSNRGIILNAVEYCVFPGVVNREAKQKVLEKIARSEAKHFLVLFRDAGCQFRALYSYQPETDQVTKLYGTGPSQVDEVMFDKFFKYNSGGKCFSQVHTKHLTVTIDAFTIHNSLWQGKRVQLPSKKDMALVI; encoded by the exons ATGGATGTCGAAACACAGGAAATACGACAG GCTCGTCAACGTGCTTCCGTCAAGTGGCTGCTCTCGAAGGCCTTCAACAATCGCGTGCCGGACAACCTGAAGGAGCCCTTCTACCGCGACCATGAGAACCAGGAGCGCCTCAAGCCCCAGATCATCGTGGAGCTGGGCAACGCCACGCTCTACTGCCAGACGCTGTCCAACCTATACTCAGATCCCAACTACCAAAGCATGAACCACTGGTCAATAATACAGACGCTAGCGCGCAAGGGAGTTCCCGTGGCCGAATCCTCGGACATGCCCATTACCGAAACGGTATTAATTCAAACGAATCCGCTGCGAATT AACGCCCACATGTCTGTGATAGAATCGCTGATGGTTTTGTATGCGAAGGAAATATCGTCGGGTGACCGCGTCATGGCGGCCATACGAAG AATATCTGGCAACAACTATCAGGCGCCTCCTGGCCAGTCCTACGAGCAAGCTCTGCTGGGCTGGATTTCGCATGCTTGCGCCGCTCTGAAGAAGCGCATTATCAAGGAGGTGGACGCCGGACTGCCCGATGAGAAT GGCTCTCGTCTGCAGACGCCGGACATACCGCCTGTAAGGGACTTCCAGGATCTGTGCGACGGCATCTGCTTGGCACTGCTCATCTCGTACTACTGCCCAAAGGTGGTGCCGTGGACGAGTGTGCGGATCAACTATCTGCCGGCCGTCGAGGATTCGATTCACAACATCCTGCTGGTGTGCAACTTCTCGCAGAAGCATCTGCCATACAGCGTGTTCCACATGACGCCCGAGGATGTGACCTATATGCGCGG ATCCATGAAGCTGAATCTGGTACTGCTGCTCACGGACCTATTCAACCTGTTCGAGATTCACCCAGCCAAGTGTGTTTGCTACCCCGGCATGGATGGTCAGG ATGTCATCGCCCGGCGCACTTTGGGCGCCAACGAGCACGGGATCTGCCATCGAAGGGGGCTCACTGTGCAGCCCGTCACGCCCATTCCCGATTTGCGCAGCGATCTCGACCAGCCGCCGGTGGGCTCGCCTCAGAACCGACCACCGTTCCAAG TTCCGCACTCGAATTCATTTGGCGGCGGCTTAAATCGCAGATCAACCCCGCCCAGCGAATACCAGACGGTTCAGTCAAACAATTTCGATGGTAGTAATCATGCCGAAG CCTTCGTGGTGCACAAGTCGCGTGGCATCACCACACTCGCCTCCATGcactcgcagcagcagcagcagctccatcagcaacatcagcagcagccatACCACCAGCAGGCACCGCAGCAGCACCCGTCCCAGTCGCAGCTCCAAATCCAGCAGCAGGAGCCCTTGGTTCCGGCCCGCTTGCGCCAGGCTAAAGAAAAGACCAATGTCGAGTCGAAGGCGGACGAGAGAG GCGATTTTGTCGCTGCTGGTCGACCAAGTAACTGGGAGCAGAGCCGCCGGCCAAGCTTTGCAG GTCGTCGCTCGCGCAGGAACTCTTCCAGCGAGGACTCCCAGCTGACCATTGAGAACTTCGGCGGCTCCCAGGATCAGCTGAACACCCTAGGTCGGTACGAACGCGACAGGGAGCGTAAGCTGTCCAACACCAGCGTGGGCAGTGCCTATCCAGTTGAACCCGCTGTGGCCGTGCGATCTTCGATTGCCGATGCTCGGGGCACTTTGCAGTTGGGCTACGATACGGATTCGGGCTCTGAGAAGCAGGATCGGGAGACGGAAAAGTATTCGATGCGCCGGCAGGTCAG TGTCGACAATGTGCCCACGGTTTCGTCGCACAATCTCTCGAATACGGGCAGCCCGTTGCCGGTGGCAAGGCACAAGCAACATTCCAGCGACAAAGactacagcagcaacagcggcatGACGCCGGATGCCTACAACGACACGCGTTCCACCAGTGGCTACGACCCGGAGAGCACTCCCGTGCGCAAGTCCTCGACGAGCAGCATGCCAGCGAGTCCCGCTGCCTGGCAGCTGGATGTGGGAGACGACGACATGCGATCGCTGGAGAATGTCAGCAAGCTGTCCACTATCCGCATGAAGCTGGAGGAGAAGCGGCGGCGCATAGAGCAGGATAAGCGCAAGATTGAGATGGCCTTGCTGCGGCATCAGGAGAAG GAGGATTTGGAGTCGTGTCCGGACGTGATGAAGTGGGAAACCATGAGCAACGAATCGAAGCGCACGCCCGACATGGATCCGGTTGACTTGGACAAGTACCAG CAGACCTACGGGTCGCAGCAGCACCTGGCCGATCACCATTACCAGCAGCAGAGACCCATGCAGCAAAGCTTTGGCTCATCGCCGCATCTTCCGCAGGCCTACAACGCCCCAGTCAGCGCGTACAGCTCCCGTCCGCCCAGCCGCGATCCctaccagcagcagctccagcaccAGCAGCCACAGCCGATGGCGATGCCCCAGCCGATGCAGTACGTCAACGAGCACGGGCAGTATATGTCGCCGCCGCAGCCCGCCCACTacatgcagcagcagccgccgcagcagccgcagaGCATTTACAGTGACAACGGGGCGGCGTACAACAACCACAGCAACCACTCGCCCTACGGCGGAGCCCCGCAATATCGCAGCAGTGTAGTGTACGACGACTACGGGCAGCCCACCAACCACTTTTACCTGCACGAGTCGTCGCCGCAGCCCCAGGCCCATCCGCAGCGCAGGACCTGGGCCCACTCCGCGGCAGCCGCCGCctacgagcagcagcagcagcagatccaGCCGCCTCTGGTGGATGTAAATGCTTGGCAGACACAGCAGCACCAGAAGCAGAAACAGACGTGGATGAACAGGCCTCCCTCGAGTGCCGGGGCTCCCAGTCCCGGCAGCTTTGTGCTGCACCAGAACGGAGGAggtggcggcggaggcggtggtGGTGAGCTGCAGCACCTGTTTCAGGTGCAGGCTTCTCCTCAGCACGGCCAACGTCAGATGAGCGGCTCCAATGGCGTGCAGCGCCAGCAATCGCTGACGAATTTGCGCGACAATCGCTCGCCCAAGGCGCCGCAGCAAATGGGAATGCCCATGGGGATGCCTATGCAACACGAGGACATGATGGCGCCGCAGAGCATTTGCTTCATCGGTGACGAGGAGGACGTGGATGAGCTGGAGCGCAACATCATCGAATCCATGCAGTCGACGCGCATCTCCGACTTTgtgcaccagcagcagcagcaacaccaacagcagctccagcagcaacagcggtTGCAGGGTCACAGCGGACGAGGCAGCAGCTCAGAGGATTACGACAGCGGGGAGATGATCTCCAACAAGCTGAACATCACCAGCGGCAACCTCACTTACCGCATACCCTCGCCCTCCCGTCCCTCCATCCAAGCCAACAGCTTCCAGGATCCCCGAGCAATGGCAGCGGCATCCGGCGGCGAGGAGCCGCCCGAGAAGGGCTTCTACATCTCTTTCGACGACGAGCAGCCCAAGCGACCCAAGCCACCACTGCGGGCCAAGCGATCGCCCAAGAAGGAGGCTCTTCCTGGAAGCCGGGACAGCGTCGATAACCAGGCGACCCTCAAGCGTGAATCGCTTAGTCAGctgcacaacaacaacaacattggGATTGGTGGTGAGGATGTGAACAGCAAACCGGTGACCAGGCACAGCATCCATGGCCTGAGCAACTCCAACAGTGTCAAATCCCCTGGCAATGCCACATACAACAAGTACACCGATGAGCCGCCCATCCAACTCCGCCAGCTGGCTGTTTCGGGAGCAGTTTCGCCAACAGGCAACGACCTTCGCCACTTGGAGGACTTGACCAACCAGTCACCGCAGCAGACGATGCAGCAGCCGATGTCGCCCACGCGACTTCAGCAGAGCAGCAACAACGCAGAGGCGGCCAAAAACAAGGCGCTGGTCATCGGAGCAGACCCCACTAACTTGGATCCG GACTCTGTGGACGAGATGGAGCGGCGCAAGGAGAAGATCATGCTACTGTCCCTGCAACGTcgccagcagcaggaggaggccAAGGCTCGCAAGGAGATAGAGTCCTCTCAGAAGCGGGAAAAGGAGCGcgagaaggaggaggagcgTTCGCGAAAGAAGGAGGAGCAAATGGCTAGGCGAGCGGCCATTCTGGAACAGCACAGACTCAAGAAAGCCATCGAAGAGGCCGAGCGCGAG GGTAAAACCCTGGACCGGCCCGACTTGCATGTGAAACTGCAACCCCACTCATCCACCTCGACGACTCCGCGGCTGAGGCAGCAGCGCACCACGCGTCCCAGGCCCAAGACGATCCACGTGGACGACGCTAGCGTGGACATCAGCGAGGCTTCCAGCATCTCTAGTCGGGGCAAGAAAGGCTCAAGCTCGAATCTAACTG GCTACGGTCAACTAAGCTCAAGTTCAATGAAAAGAGATTACTACAGGGGCTCGCAAGACTCCCTCACTGTAAAAg AGTCACCGGATGATTATCCCAGTACAAGTTCAACTCCGATTGGACGACGGGGATCGTACAAAACTTCCAGAG AGCCAGCCGGCGTAGAAAGGGGCCGCACTCTGTCGCGTATCTCCGTCGCTAAGGGCAGCACGCTTAATTTCCGGGGCCGAAAGTCCAATTCGCTAATGAATCTGTGCG ACACAGATTCGGGACTGGGACGCGCCACTCCGCCGAGGCGTGCTCCGTCGCCTGGAATGGGAATGGGCGCTTCAGGTAGGCATATGCCATCTCCCTCCGGACCGGGCTCTTTGCCGCCAGGTTTGATATCGAAACGTCGCGGATTTGATGATGGATCCAGCGATTTCTCTTTAACTCCGAATTTGAACATGGAATATTCGG GTCCTAAACTCTATAAACAACCAGCGGCCAAATCGAATCGTGGGATTATCCTGAACGCCGTTGAGTACTGCGTTTTCCCCGGCGTTGTCAATCGCGAGGCCAAACAGAAAGTGCTGGAGAAGATTGCGCGCTCGGAGGCGAAGCACTTTCTGGTTCTCTTCCGGGATGCGGGCTGCCAGTTCCGCGCCCTCTACAGCTACCAGCCCGAAACGGACCAGGTGACCAAGCTGTATGGCACAGGGCCTAGTCAAGTCGACGAAGTGATGTTCGACAAGTTCTTCAA ATACAACTCAGGAGGCAAGTGCTTCTCGCAAGTGCACACAAAGCATCTGACAGTGACCATCGACGCCTTCACAATACACAATTCCCTGTGGCAGGGCAAGCGGGTGCAGTTGCCCAGCAAAAAGGACATGGCGCTTGTTATCTAA
- the LOC108022463 gene encoding patronin isoform X22 translates to MDVETQEIRQARQRASVKWLLSKAFNNRVPDNLKEPFYRDHENQERLKPQIIVELGNATLYCQTLSNLYSDPNYQSMNHWSIIQTLARKGVPVAESSDMPITETVLIQTNPLRINAHMSVIESLMVLYAKEISSGDRVMAAIRRISGNNYQAPPGQSYEQALLGWISHACAALKKRIIKEVDAGLPDENGSRLQTPDIPPVRDFQDLCDGICLALLISYYCPKVVPWTSVRINYLPAVEDSIHNILLVCNFSQKHLPYSVFHMTPEDVTYMRGSMKLNLVLLLTDLFNLFEIHPAKCVCYPGMDGQDVIARRTLGANEHGICHRRGLTVQPVTPIPDLRSDLDQPPVGSPQNRPPFQVPHSNSFGGGLNRRSTPPSEYQTVQSNNFDGSNHAEAFVVHKSRGITTLASMHSQQQQQLHQQHQQQPYHQQAPQQHPSQSQLQIQQQEPLVPARLRQAKEKTNVESKADERGDFVAAGRPSNWEQSRRPSFAGRRSRRNSSSEDSQLTIENFGGSQDQLNTLGRYERDRERKLSNTSVGSAYPVEPAVAVRSSIADARGTLQLGYDTDSGSEKQDRETEKYSMRRQVSVDNVPTVSSHNLSNTGSPLPVARHKQHSSDKDYSSNSGMTPDAYNDTRSTSGYDPESTPVRKSSTSSMPASPAAWQLDVGDDDMRSLENVSKLSTIRMKLEEKRRRIEQDKRKIEMALLRHQEKEDLESCPDVMKWETMSNESKRTPDMDPVDLDKYQQSIAIMNMNLQDIQQDIHRLATQQSQMQAQHLQAQQLMQAQQIANMLNQQQTYGSQQHLADHHYQQQRPMQQSFGSSPHLPQAYNAPVSAYSSRPPSRDPYQQQLQHQQPQPMAMPQPMQYVNEHGQYMSPPQPAHYMQQQPPQQPQSIYSDNGAAYNNHSNHSPYGGAPQYRSSVVYDDYGQPTNHFYLHESSPQPQAHPQRRTWAHSAAAAAYEQQQQQIQPPLVDVNAWQTQQHQKQKQTWMNRPPSSAGAPSPGSFVLHQNGGGGGGGGGGELQHLFQVQASPQHGQRQMSGSNGVQRQQSLTNLRDNRSPKAPQQMGMPMGMPMQHEDMMAPQSICFIGDEEDVDELERNIIESMQSTRISDFVHQQQQQHQQQLQQQQRLQGHSGRGSSSEDYDSGEMISNKLNITSGNLTYRIPSPSRPSIQANSFQDPRAMAAASGGEEPPEKGFYISFDDEQPKRPKPPLRAKRSPKKEALPGSRDSVDNQATLKRESLSQLHNNNNIGIGGEDVNSKPVTRHSIHGLSNSNSVKSPGNATYNKYTDEPPIQLRQLAVSGAVSPTGNDLRHLEDLTNQSPQQTMQQPMSPTRLQQSSNNAEAAKNKALVIGADPTNLDPDSVDEMERRKEKIMLLSLQRRQQQEEAKARKEIESSQKREKEREKEEERSRKKEEQMARRAAILEQHRLKKAIEEAEREGKTLDRPDLHVKLQPHSSTSTTPRLRQQRTTRPRPKTIHVDDASVDISEASSISSRGKKGSSSNLTDSGLGRATPPRRAPSPGMGMGASGRHMPSPSGPGSLPPGLISKRRGFDDGSSDFSLTPNLNMEYSGPKLYKQPAAKSNRGIILNAVEYCVFPGVVNREAKQKVLEKIARSEAKHFLVLFRDAGCQFRALYSYQPETDQVTKLYGTGPSQVDEVMFDKFFKYNSGGKCFSQVHTKHLTVTIDAFTIHNSLWQGKRVQLPSKKDMALVI, encoded by the exons ATGGATGTCGAAACACAGGAAATACGACAG GCTCGTCAACGTGCTTCCGTCAAGTGGCTGCTCTCGAAGGCCTTCAACAATCGCGTGCCGGACAACCTGAAGGAGCCCTTCTACCGCGACCATGAGAACCAGGAGCGCCTCAAGCCCCAGATCATCGTGGAGCTGGGCAACGCCACGCTCTACTGCCAGACGCTGTCCAACCTATACTCAGATCCCAACTACCAAAGCATGAACCACTGGTCAATAATACAGACGCTAGCGCGCAAGGGAGTTCCCGTGGCCGAATCCTCGGACATGCCCATTACCGAAACGGTATTAATTCAAACGAATCCGCTGCGAATT AACGCCCACATGTCTGTGATAGAATCGCTGATGGTTTTGTATGCGAAGGAAATATCGTCGGGTGACCGCGTCATGGCGGCCATACGAAG AATATCTGGCAACAACTATCAGGCGCCTCCTGGCCAGTCCTACGAGCAAGCTCTGCTGGGCTGGATTTCGCATGCTTGCGCCGCTCTGAAGAAGCGCATTATCAAGGAGGTGGACGCCGGACTGCCCGATGAGAAT GGCTCTCGTCTGCAGACGCCGGACATACCGCCTGTAAGGGACTTCCAGGATCTGTGCGACGGCATCTGCTTGGCACTGCTCATCTCGTACTACTGCCCAAAGGTGGTGCCGTGGACGAGTGTGCGGATCAACTATCTGCCGGCCGTCGAGGATTCGATTCACAACATCCTGCTGGTGTGCAACTTCTCGCAGAAGCATCTGCCATACAGCGTGTTCCACATGACGCCCGAGGATGTGACCTATATGCGCGG ATCCATGAAGCTGAATCTGGTACTGCTGCTCACGGACCTATTCAACCTGTTCGAGATTCACCCAGCCAAGTGTGTTTGCTACCCCGGCATGGATGGTCAGG ATGTCATCGCCCGGCGCACTTTGGGCGCCAACGAGCACGGGATCTGCCATCGAAGGGGGCTCACTGTGCAGCCCGTCACGCCCATTCCCGATTTGCGCAGCGATCTCGACCAGCCGCCGGTGGGCTCGCCTCAGAACCGACCACCGTTCCAAG TTCCGCACTCGAATTCATTTGGCGGCGGCTTAAATCGCAGATCAACCCCGCCCAGCGAATACCAGACGGTTCAGTCAAACAATTTCGATGGTAGTAATCATGCCGAAG CCTTCGTGGTGCACAAGTCGCGTGGCATCACCACACTCGCCTCCATGcactcgcagcagcagcagcagctccatcagcaacatcagcagcagccatACCACCAGCAGGCACCGCAGCAGCACCCGTCCCAGTCGCAGCTCCAAATCCAGCAGCAGGAGCCCTTGGTTCCGGCCCGCTTGCGCCAGGCTAAAGAAAAGACCAATGTCGAGTCGAAGGCGGACGAGAGAG GCGATTTTGTCGCTGCTGGTCGACCAAGTAACTGGGAGCAGAGCCGCCGGCCAAGCTTTGCAG GTCGTCGCTCGCGCAGGAACTCTTCCAGCGAGGACTCCCAGCTGACCATTGAGAACTTCGGCGGCTCCCAGGATCAGCTGAACACCCTAGGTCGGTACGAACGCGACAGGGAGCGTAAGCTGTCCAACACCAGCGTGGGCAGTGCCTATCCAGTTGAACCCGCTGTGGCCGTGCGATCTTCGATTGCCGATGCTCGGGGCACTTTGCAGTTGGGCTACGATACGGATTCGGGCTCTGAGAAGCAGGATCGGGAGACGGAAAAGTATTCGATGCGCCGGCAGGTCAG TGTCGACAATGTGCCCACGGTTTCGTCGCACAATCTCTCGAATACGGGCAGCCCGTTGCCGGTGGCAAGGCACAAGCAACATTCCAGCGACAAAGactacagcagcaacagcggcatGACGCCGGATGCCTACAACGACACGCGTTCCACCAGTGGCTACGACCCGGAGAGCACTCCCGTGCGCAAGTCCTCGACGAGCAGCATGCCAGCGAGTCCCGCTGCCTGGCAGCTGGATGTGGGAGACGACGACATGCGATCGCTGGAGAATGTCAGCAAGCTGTCCACTATCCGCATGAAGCTGGAGGAGAAGCGGCGGCGCATAGAGCAGGATAAGCGCAAGATTGAGATGGCCTTGCTGCGGCATCAGGAGAAG GAGGATTTGGAGTCGTGTCCGGACGTGATGAAGTGGGAAACCATGAGCAACGAATCGAAGCGCACGCCCGACATGGATCCGGTTGACTTGGACAAGTACCAG CAAAGTATCGCCATCATGAACATGAATCTGCAGGACATCCAGCAGGATATTCACCGTTTGGCCACCCAGCAGAGTCAGATGCAGGCCCAGCACCTGCAGGCGCAGCAGCTGATGCAGGCTCAGCAGATAGCTAACATGCTGAACCAG CAGCAGACCTACGGGTCGCAGCAGCACCTGGCCGATCACCATTACCAGCAGCAGAGACCCATGCAGCAAAGCTTTGGCTCATCGCCGCATCTTCCGCAGGCCTACAACGCCCCAGTCAGCGCGTACAGCTCCCGTCCGCCCAGCCGCGATCCctaccagcagcagctccagcaccAGCAGCCACAGCCGATGGCGATGCCCCAGCCGATGCAGTACGTCAACGAGCACGGGCAGTATATGTCGCCGCCGCAGCCCGCCCACTacatgcagcagcagccgccgcagcagccgcagaGCATTTACAGTGACAACGGGGCGGCGTACAACAACCACAGCAACCACTCGCCCTACGGCGGAGCCCCGCAATATCGCAGCAGTGTAGTGTACGACGACTACGGGCAGCCCACCAACCACTTTTACCTGCACGAGTCGTCGCCGCAGCCCCAGGCCCATCCGCAGCGCAGGACCTGGGCCCACTCCGCGGCAGCCGCCGCctacgagcagcagcagcagcagatccaGCCGCCTCTGGTGGATGTAAATGCTTGGCAGACACAGCAGCACCAGAAGCAGAAACAGACGTGGATGAACAGGCCTCCCTCGAGTGCCGGGGCTCCCAGTCCCGGCAGCTTTGTGCTGCACCAGAACGGAGGAggtggcggcggaggcggtggtGGTGAGCTGCAGCACCTGTTTCAGGTGCAGGCTTCTCCTCAGCACGGCCAACGTCAGATGAGCGGCTCCAATGGCGTGCAGCGCCAGCAATCGCTGACGAATTTGCGCGACAATCGCTCGCCCAAGGCGCCGCAGCAAATGGGAATGCCCATGGGGATGCCTATGCAACACGAGGACATGATGGCGCCGCAGAGCATTTGCTTCATCGGTGACGAGGAGGACGTGGATGAGCTGGAGCGCAACATCATCGAATCCATGCAGTCGACGCGCATCTCCGACTTTgtgcaccagcagcagcagcaacaccaacagcagctccagcagcaacagcggtTGCAGGGTCACAGCGGACGAGGCAGCAGCTCAGAGGATTACGACAGCGGGGAGATGATCTCCAACAAGCTGAACATCACCAGCGGCAACCTCACTTACCGCATACCCTCGCCCTCCCGTCCCTCCATCCAAGCCAACAGCTTCCAGGATCCCCGAGCAATGGCAGCGGCATCCGGCGGCGAGGAGCCGCCCGAGAAGGGCTTCTACATCTCTTTCGACGACGAGCAGCCCAAGCGACCCAAGCCACCACTGCGGGCCAAGCGATCGCCCAAGAAGGAGGCTCTTCCTGGAAGCCGGGACAGCGTCGATAACCAGGCGACCCTCAAGCGTGAATCGCTTAGTCAGctgcacaacaacaacaacattggGATTGGTGGTGAGGATGTGAACAGCAAACCGGTGACCAGGCACAGCATCCATGGCCTGAGCAACTCCAACAGTGTCAAATCCCCTGGCAATGCCACATACAACAAGTACACCGATGAGCCGCCCATCCAACTCCGCCAGCTGGCTGTTTCGGGAGCAGTTTCGCCAACAGGCAACGACCTTCGCCACTTGGAGGACTTGACCAACCAGTCACCGCAGCAGACGATGCAGCAGCCGATGTCGCCCACGCGACTTCAGCAGAGCAGCAACAACGCAGAGGCGGCCAAAAACAAGGCGCTGGTCATCGGAGCAGACCCCACTAACTTGGATCCG GACTCTGTGGACGAGATGGAGCGGCGCAAGGAGAAGATCATGCTACTGTCCCTGCAACGTcgccagcagcaggaggaggccAAGGCTCGCAAGGAGATAGAGTCCTCTCAGAAGCGGGAAAAGGAGCGcgagaaggaggaggagcgTTCGCGAAAGAAGGAGGAGCAAATGGCTAGGCGAGCGGCCATTCTGGAACAGCACAGACTCAAGAAAGCCATCGAAGAGGCCGAGCGCGAG GGTAAAACCCTGGACCGGCCCGACTTGCATGTGAAACTGCAACCCCACTCATCCACCTCGACGACTCCGCGGCTGAGGCAGCAGCGCACCACGCGTCCCAGGCCCAAGACGATCCACGTGGACGACGCTAGCGTGGACATCAGCGAGGCTTCCAGCATCTCTAGTCGGGGCAAGAAAGGCTCAAGCTCGAATCTAACTG ATTCGGGACTGGGACGCGCCACTCCGCCGAGGCGTGCTCCGTCGCCTGGAATGGGAATGGGCGCTTCAGGTAGGCATATGCCATCTCCCTCCGGACCGGGCTCTTTGCCGCCAGGTTTGATATCGAAACGTCGCGGATTTGATGATGGATCCAGCGATTTCTCTTTAACTCCGAATTTGAACATGGAATATTCGG GTCCTAAACTCTATAAACAACCAGCGGCCAAATCGAATCGTGGGATTATCCTGAACGCCGTTGAGTACTGCGTTTTCCCCGGCGTTGTCAATCGCGAGGCCAAACAGAAAGTGCTGGAGAAGATTGCGCGCTCGGAGGCGAAGCACTTTCTGGTTCTCTTCCGGGATGCGGGCTGCCAGTTCCGCGCCCTCTACAGCTACCAGCCCGAAACGGACCAGGTGACCAAGCTGTATGGCACAGGGCCTAGTCAAGTCGACGAAGTGATGTTCGACAAGTTCTTCAA ATACAACTCAGGAGGCAAGTGCTTCTCGCAAGTGCACACAAAGCATCTGACAGTGACCATCGACGCCTTCACAATACACAATTCCCTGTGGCAGGGCAAGCGGGTGCAGTTGCCCAGCAAAAAGGACATGGCGCTTGTTATCTAA